From Cellulosimicrobium sp. ES-005, one genomic window encodes:
- a CDS encoding VWA domain-containing protein gives MVRHALATSTAVVPGPQGASILWPWLWGVLVVAVLAAGVVAWWLARHRRRRDADADVLWVANSDYLARVPAFAAWVRRYRVLQGLTAAGLLVAVVGAGAVAARPVETDVVVDRLGTRDIVLCLDVSGSMIEYDGAVLKVFQELVDNFEGERIALSIFNSSSRTVFPLTDDYTLVQEELQGGIDALDKDPSTFDYTGGSDDAEILEYAQFTAGTTANLSGASLIGDGLASCALQFDAEDTERSRSIILATDNYVSGEPIYTLPQAADLVASRDITLHGIFGGSQRYEGTPEESEYRSTVEDGGGLYFLADDPAAVQGMVDDVVAQQAVELDASPEVIVTDRPAGWFLVAVLGVALLLVVAWRVKE, from the coding sequence ATGGTGAGGCACGCGCTCGCGACGAGCACCGCCGTCGTGCCCGGTCCCCAGGGCGCGTCCATCCTGTGGCCGTGGCTGTGGGGCGTGCTCGTCGTCGCCGTGCTCGCCGCCGGCGTGGTCGCCTGGTGGCTCGCCCGGCACCGCCGGAGACGTGACGCCGACGCCGACGTGCTCTGGGTCGCGAACTCCGACTACCTCGCGCGCGTGCCGGCGTTCGCCGCGTGGGTGCGGCGGTACCGCGTGCTGCAGGGGCTCACGGCGGCGGGGCTGCTCGTCGCCGTCGTCGGGGCGGGCGCCGTCGCGGCACGCCCGGTCGAGACGGACGTCGTCGTCGACCGCCTCGGCACGCGCGACATCGTGCTGTGCCTGGACGTGTCGGGCTCGATGATCGAGTACGACGGCGCCGTGCTCAAGGTGTTCCAGGAGCTCGTGGACAACTTCGAGGGCGAGCGGATCGCGCTGTCGATCTTCAACTCGTCGTCGCGCACGGTCTTCCCCCTCACGGACGACTACACGCTCGTGCAGGAGGAGCTCCAGGGCGGCATCGACGCGCTCGACAAGGACCCGTCGACGTTCGACTACACCGGCGGGTCGGACGACGCGGAGATCCTCGAGTACGCGCAGTTCACCGCCGGGACGACGGCGAACCTCTCCGGTGCGAGCCTCATCGGCGACGGGCTCGCGAGCTGTGCCCTCCAGTTCGACGCGGAGGACACGGAGCGCTCGCGCTCGATCATCCTCGCGACCGACAACTACGTCTCGGGCGAGCCGATCTACACGCTCCCCCAGGCCGCCGACCTCGTCGCGTCGCGCGACATCACGCTGCACGGGATCTTCGGCGGGTCGCAGCGCTACGAGGGCACCCCGGAGGAGAGCGAGTACCGCAGCACGGTCGAGGACGGCGGCGGGCTCTACTTCCTCGCCGACGACCCGGCCGCGGTGCAGGGCATGGTGGACGACGTCGTCGCGCAGCAGGCCGTCGAGCTCGACGCGTCGCCCGAGGTGATCGTCACGGACCGGCCCGCGGGCTGGTTCCTCGTCGCGGTCCTCGGCGTCGCGCTGCTGCTCGTGGTCGCGTGGCGGGTGAAGGAGTGA
- a CDS encoding nitroreductase family protein produces MTTPEDLTVLRALHSTPSRRYLAPDPVPDDVLDAILDAAVRGPSGGNRQQWAWIVVRDPATKAQIAEWYREGWRAAYGDRRDAVLGAATDDAGVSDAGFRAVEHLALHLEEAPVWVVPVLRNAAGSTDPRLGASIYGAVQNLVLAARAYGLGTTLTTFHTVRETDVAALLGLPDDALTMGLVPLGYPARGRWSEPRRRPLAEVVHRDRWEG; encoded by the coding sequence GTGACCACACCTGAGGATCTGACCGTCCTTCGAGCGCTCCACTCGACGCCGTCGCGCCGCTACCTCGCGCCGGACCCGGTGCCGGACGACGTGCTCGACGCGATCCTCGACGCCGCGGTCCGCGGCCCCAGCGGGGGCAACCGCCAGCAGTGGGCGTGGATCGTCGTGCGGGACCCGGCGACCAAGGCGCAGATCGCCGAGTGGTACCGCGAGGGATGGCGTGCCGCGTACGGAGACCGGCGCGACGCCGTCCTCGGAGCCGCGACCGACGACGCGGGCGTGAGCGACGCGGGCTTCCGCGCCGTCGAGCACCTGGCCCTGCACCTGGAGGAGGCACCGGTGTGGGTCGTACCGGTGCTGCGGAACGCGGCGGGCTCGACGGACCCCCGGCTCGGCGCCTCGATCTACGGCGCGGTGCAGAACCTCGTGCTCGCCGCCCGGGCCTACGGGCTGGGGACGACGCTCACGACCTTCCACACGGTCCGCGAGACCGACGTCGCCGCGCTGCTCGGCCTGCCCGACGACGCCCTGACGATGGGCCTGGTCCCGCTCGGCTACCCGGCTCGCGGGCGCTGGTCCGAGCCGCGCCGTCGGCCCCTCGCGGAGGTCGTCCACCGGGACCGGTGGGAGGGCTGA
- a CDS encoding MFS transporter: MTAEPRTDADAPTYGTPDAPAVPAAGAALAPGTQRTVLFGMVAFVFLGAFEALAVATAMPTVAVELDGLTLYTLAFAASLASSVVGMVASGRWSDRAGPTTPLWTGIGLFLAGLLVAGLAQDMLVLVAGRVLQGVGTGLYIVALYVLVARVFPTDRRPKVFAAFAAAWVVPSIVGPAIAGLVVEHVGWRWVFLAVPVLAVPALILMRPGMRAARGSAPDDAASPASDDVSAPSEDVPPDGTDDAESPLDRTARQASLAWAVVAAVGIGALNYAGQLRGLGLAALLVASLAAVALAVPRLLPPGTTRAARGLPSVIAIRGLVAAAFTGAEVLLPLLLSHERGLAPSLAGAVLTFGAVGWSTGSWLRGRATWGLQHAGYVRLGGTLVALGIGGAALLAWTAVPPVVGMVAWTLAGLGMGMTHPTLSVLTLELSPVAEQGANSSALQVSDAVAAATALAVTGSLLWALHPTLGLASYVVCFGVTVLLAAGVALLAPRTRPTLTR; the protein is encoded by the coding sequence ATGACGGCGGAGCCCCGCACCGACGCCGACGCGCCGACGTACGGCACCCCCGACGCCCCCGCCGTGCCCGCGGCCGGCGCGGCGCTCGCCCCCGGGACCCAGCGCACCGTCCTGTTCGGCATGGTCGCGTTCGTGTTCCTCGGCGCGTTCGAGGCGCTCGCCGTCGCGACCGCCATGCCGACCGTCGCCGTCGAGCTCGACGGCCTCACCCTCTACACGCTCGCGTTCGCCGCGTCGCTCGCGTCGAGCGTCGTCGGGATGGTCGCGTCGGGCCGCTGGAGCGACCGTGCCGGCCCGACGACGCCCCTGTGGACCGGCATCGGGCTCTTCCTCGCGGGCCTGCTGGTGGCAGGACTCGCGCAGGACATGCTCGTCCTCGTCGCGGGCCGCGTGCTCCAGGGCGTCGGGACGGGCCTGTACATCGTCGCGCTCTACGTGCTCGTGGCACGCGTGTTCCCCACCGACCGGCGGCCGAAGGTCTTCGCCGCGTTCGCCGCCGCGTGGGTCGTCCCGTCGATCGTCGGCCCGGCCATCGCGGGGCTCGTCGTCGAGCACGTCGGCTGGCGCTGGGTCTTCCTCGCGGTCCCGGTGCTCGCCGTCCCGGCGCTGATCCTCATGCGCCCGGGGATGCGCGCCGCCCGCGGCTCGGCCCCCGACGACGCCGCGTCCCCGGCGTCCGACGACGTCTCCGCCCCGTCGGAGGACGTCCCTCCGGACGGGACCGACGACGCCGAGTCACCTCTCGACCGGACCGCGCGCCAGGCGTCGCTCGCCTGGGCCGTCGTGGCCGCCGTCGGGATCGGGGCGCTCAACTACGCGGGCCAGCTCCGCGGGCTCGGGCTCGCCGCTCTCCTCGTCGCGTCGCTCGCGGCCGTCGCGCTCGCCGTCCCGCGGCTCCTGCCCCCGGGCACGACCCGCGCCGCGCGCGGCCTGCCGAGCGTCATCGCGATCCGCGGGCTCGTCGCCGCCGCATTCACCGGCGCCGAGGTGCTGCTCCCGCTCCTGCTCTCCCACGAGCGCGGGCTCGCGCCGTCGCTCGCCGGCGCGGTGCTCACGTTCGGCGCCGTCGGCTGGTCGACCGGGTCCTGGCTGCGCGGCCGCGCGACGTGGGGGCTCCAGCACGCCGGCTACGTGCGCCTCGGCGGGACGCTCGTCGCGCTCGGCATCGGCGGCGCGGCGCTGCTCGCGTGGACCGCCGTGCCACCCGTCGTCGGCATGGTCGCGTGGACCCTCGCCGGCCTCGGCATGGGCATGACCCACCCGACCCTGTCGGTGCTGACGCTCGAGCTCTCGCCCGTGGCGGAGCAGGGCGCCAACTCCTCCGCGCTCCAGGTCTCCGACGCCGTCGCGGCCGCCACCGCGCTCGCCGTCACCGGGTCGCTCCTGTGGGCACTGCACCCGACGCTCGGCCTCGCGTCGTACGTCGTCTGCTTCGGCGTCACGGTGCTGCTCGCCGCCGGCGTCGCCCTCCTCGCCCCCCGCACCCGCCCGACCCTCACGAGGTAG
- a CDS encoding DUF58 domain-containing protein: protein MPDVSRLAQVRARLDLPVARRASGLLEGRHRSVFKGHGQDFDDLHLYAPGEDVGDIDWKSSARAGLPIIRRFVRESNLNLVLVVDTGRTMGATAPSGETKAEIASFCCALVAYLARDRGDRVALVAGDARRLVQLPPRASTQDLEVLLRTVEDLWRPDAPASDLARPLDRARSAFRRRSLVVVVTDEARPGAEHEQLLRSLRVRHEVMVVQVADLSPVGAGAGPHATGEVADVDGTLRLPAFLRGRAALAASAAQALAARRAEVAERLRALQVEGVLVEGSDDVVQRFVELLGRQKRARR, encoded by the coding sequence GTGCCCGACGTCTCCCGTCTCGCCCAGGTCCGGGCCCGGCTCGACCTCCCGGTCGCGCGCCGGGCGTCCGGCCTGCTCGAGGGACGTCACCGGTCGGTCTTCAAGGGGCACGGCCAGGACTTCGACGACCTCCACCTGTACGCGCCCGGCGAGGACGTCGGCGACATCGACTGGAAGTCGTCGGCGCGCGCGGGGCTCCCGATCATCCGCCGGTTCGTGCGCGAGTCGAACCTCAACCTCGTGCTCGTGGTCGACACCGGCCGCACGATGGGCGCGACCGCCCCGAGCGGCGAGACCAAGGCGGAGATCGCGAGCTTCTGCTGCGCGCTCGTCGCGTACCTCGCGCGCGACCGGGGCGACCGTGTCGCGCTCGTCGCGGGCGACGCCCGGCGGCTGGTCCAGCTCCCGCCCCGCGCGAGCACGCAGGACCTCGAGGTGCTGCTGCGCACGGTGGAGGACCTGTGGCGGCCCGACGCGCCCGCGAGCGACCTCGCGCGCCCGCTCGACCGCGCCCGGTCCGCGTTCCGGCGCCGCTCGCTGGTCGTGGTCGTGACCGACGAGGCGCGCCCGGGAGCCGAGCACGAGCAGCTCCTGCGGTCGTTGCGCGTGCGCCACGAGGTCATGGTCGTCCAGGTCGCGGACCTGTCCCCCGTCGGCGCGGGTGCGGGGCCGCACGCCACGGGCGAGGTCGCGGACGTGGACGGGACGCTGCGCCTGCCGGCGTTCCTGCGCGGCCGGGCCGCGCTCGCCGCGTCCGCGGCCCAGGCCCTCGCCGCGCGGCGGGCCGAGGTCGCGGAGCGCCTGCGCGCGCTCCAGGTCGAGGGCGTGCTCGTCGAGGGGTCGGACGACGTCGTGCAGCGGTTCGTCGAGCTCCTGGGGAGGCAGAAGCGTGCCCGTCGATGA
- a CDS encoding zinc-binding dehydrogenase: MDAIRLHAFGPPENLVLDQVPDPVPGPGEVLVAVRAHGVHLLDTTLRRGEAAGGPLPLPTLPTIPGREVAGVVEAVGPGVDAAWRGRRVAAHLGATPDGGGYARLAAVPVELLHRIPDHVTAPDAIAMIGTGRTAVGILDLAELGATDTVLVTAAAGGLGTLLVQSALAIGARVVALAGGPEKVALVRGLGREPHAERLVVIDYRAEGWLDEARAAVGQHSPDGATVLLDGVGGDAGTEAATLLAPDARLVLFGWSSGAPNRAGDVDHGAGNVPNPGAGAVARDVRWAVGPQARPWGDLFDLQERALALAADGTWHVVTHQVPLAEAARAHRELEARATTGKVVLV; this comes from the coding sequence GTGGACGCCATCCGCCTGCACGCGTTCGGACCGCCCGAGAACCTCGTCCTCGACCAGGTCCCCGACCCCGTCCCCGGACCCGGCGAGGTCCTCGTCGCCGTCCGGGCGCACGGCGTCCACCTGCTCGACACCACCCTGCGTCGGGGCGAGGCGGCGGGCGGCCCGCTCCCGCTGCCCACCCTGCCCACGATCCCGGGACGCGAGGTCGCCGGGGTCGTGGAGGCCGTCGGGCCCGGGGTCGACGCGGCGTGGCGCGGGCGCCGCGTCGCGGCCCACCTCGGCGCGACGCCCGACGGCGGCGGGTACGCGCGGCTCGCCGCCGTCCCCGTCGAGCTGCTGCACCGCATCCCCGACCACGTCACGGCGCCCGACGCGATCGCGATGATCGGGACCGGCCGCACCGCCGTCGGCATCCTCGACCTCGCCGAGCTCGGCGCGACCGACACCGTGCTCGTCACGGCCGCGGCCGGCGGGCTCGGCACGCTCCTCGTGCAGAGCGCGCTCGCGATCGGCGCACGGGTCGTCGCGCTCGCCGGCGGCCCGGAGAAGGTCGCGCTCGTCCGCGGGCTCGGTCGGGAGCCGCACGCCGAGCGGCTCGTCGTGATCGACTACCGGGCCGAGGGCTGGCTCGACGAGGCGCGGGCCGCCGTCGGGCAGCACTCCCCCGACGGGGCGACCGTCCTGCTCGACGGCGTGGGCGGGGACGCAGGCACGGAGGCCGCGACGCTCCTCGCCCCCGACGCGCGTCTCGTGCTCTTCGGGTGGTCCTCGGGCGCACCGAACCGCGCCGGTGACGTCGACCACGGCGCCGGGAACGTCCCGAATCCCGGTGCGGGAGCGGTCGCGCGGGACGTACGGTGGGCCGTGGGACCCCAGGCCCGACCCTGGGGAGACCTGTTCGACCTGCAGGAGCGCGCGCTCGCGCTCGCGGCGGACGGGACGTGGCACGTCGTCACGCACCAGGTACCCCTCGCGGAGGCAGCGCGCGCTCACCGCGAGCTCGAAGCGCGCGCCACCACCGGAAAGGTCGTTCTCGTATGA
- a CDS encoding uroporphyrinogen-III synthase, giving the protein MAGCTVLVTADRRKSELAAALQRRGAEVRHAPALSMIPHADDEQLLAGTRDLVEHPPDVVVVTTGIGFRSWVEAADAHGLADRLLEVLADARIVARGPKARGAIQAAGLTADWVAESETSAEIADVLLGEGVAGLRIAVQHHGAGADGLDVVFAEAGAEVASLVVYRWGPPPDPEALRASVEAAAVGEIDAVVFTSAPGAEAWLSAAEEHGVGRLVVSRFRDGSMVAAAVGPITAKPLEHRGVTPLQPERGRLGALVRTLVAHYEQAETVALATVAGALQIRSRVAVLDGEVLPLSPSSLEVLRLLAARRGEVVTRDDVLDVLPGDSRDPHAAEVAVARLREATGRRDLVKTVVKRGYRLELA; this is encoded by the coding sequence ATGGCCGGCTGCACCGTGCTCGTCACGGCCGACCGCCGCAAGAGCGAGCTCGCCGCCGCCCTCCAGCGCCGGGGTGCCGAGGTCCGCCACGCGCCCGCGCTGAGCATGATCCCGCACGCCGACGACGAGCAGCTCCTCGCGGGGACGCGCGACCTCGTCGAGCACCCGCCGGACGTCGTCGTCGTGACGACCGGCATCGGCTTCCGCTCGTGGGTCGAGGCCGCCGACGCGCACGGCCTCGCCGACCGCCTGCTCGAGGTGCTCGCCGACGCGCGGATCGTCGCGCGCGGGCCCAAGGCGCGCGGCGCGATCCAGGCCGCCGGGCTCACGGCCGACTGGGTCGCCGAGTCCGAGACGTCGGCCGAGATCGCCGACGTGCTGCTCGGCGAGGGCGTCGCCGGGCTGCGCATCGCCGTCCAGCACCACGGCGCCGGGGCCGACGGCCTCGACGTCGTGTTCGCCGAGGCGGGCGCCGAGGTCGCGAGCCTCGTCGTCTACCGCTGGGGGCCGCCGCCCGACCCCGAGGCGCTGCGCGCGTCCGTCGAGGCCGCGGCCGTCGGGGAGATCGACGCCGTCGTGTTCACCTCCGCGCCCGGGGCCGAGGCGTGGCTGAGCGCGGCCGAGGAGCACGGCGTGGGCCGCCTCGTCGTGTCGCGGTTCCGGGACGGGTCCATGGTCGCGGCGGCCGTCGGGCCGATCACCGCGAAGCCGCTCGAGCACCGTGGGGTCACTCCGCTCCAGCCCGAGCGCGGGCGGTTGGGTGCGCTCGTGCGCACGCTCGTCGCGCACTACGAGCAGGCCGAGACCGTCGCGCTCGCGACCGTCGCCGGCGCGCTCCAGATCCGCTCGCGCGTCGCCGTGCTCGACGGCGAGGTGCTGCCCCTCTCGCCCAGCAGCCTCGAGGTGCTGCGCCTCCTCGCCGCGCGCCGCGGCGAGGTCGTCACGCGCGACGACGTGCTCGACGTCCTGCCCGGCGACTCGCGCGACCCCCACGCGGCCGAGGTCGCCGTCGCGCGCCTGCGCGAGGCGACCGGCCGGCGCGACCTCGTCAAGACCGTCGTCAAGCGCGGATATCGATTGGAGCTCGCATGA
- a CDS encoding CbiX/SirB N-terminal domain-containing protein: protein MSAESPAFFGGAVPSEASPGSGASSDAGSEVADGRTSGAAPVLIGCSHGTSDLTGRDVIRALLDDVRAARPDLDVREAFVDVQQPEVADVVTSVVAPSAATDDPRRSATSTADGSVVDGARPGDAVVVPLLLSGGFHVSVDVAAAVEDRGPGSGRAAAGTPLGPDPRLADLLAERLAEAGLRPGDAVVIAAAGSSRPGAARDVEELAARLRERVPHSVTVGYGAMAAPSVPDAVAAARADLAPGARVVVAAYLLAPGFFYDRVLEAGGDVVTAPLAPDPRLTEIVLDRYTTAAATLAAPR from the coding sequence ATGAGCGCGGAGAGCCCGGCCTTCTTCGGAGGCGCTGTCCCGTCGGAGGCGTCGCCCGGCTCGGGGGCGTCGTCCGACGCCGGTTCGGAGGTCGCCGACGGCCGGACGTCCGGCGCCGCGCCCGTGCTGATCGGCTGCTCGCACGGCACGAGCGACCTCACCGGCCGCGACGTGATCCGTGCGCTCCTCGACGACGTGCGCGCCGCGCGCCCCGACCTCGACGTCCGCGAGGCGTTCGTCGACGTGCAGCAGCCCGAGGTCGCGGACGTCGTGACGTCGGTCGTCGCCCCGTCCGCGGCGACGGACGACCCGCGACGCTCCGCGACGAGCACCGCCGACGGCTCCGTGGTCGACGGGGCGCGGCCGGGCGACGCGGTCGTCGTGCCGCTGCTGCTCTCCGGCGGGTTCCACGTGAGCGTCGACGTCGCGGCGGCGGTCGAGGACCGCGGCCCCGGGAGCGGACGGGCCGCGGCAGGCACGCCGCTCGGCCCCGACCCGCGCCTCGCGGACCTCCTCGCCGAGCGGCTGGCGGAGGCCGGGCTGCGCCCGGGCGACGCCGTCGTGATCGCCGCCGCGGGGTCCAGCCGGCCCGGCGCCGCGCGCGACGTCGAGGAGCTCGCCGCACGGCTCCGCGAGCGCGTCCCCCACTCCGTCACGGTGGGCTACGGCGCCATGGCCGCACCGTCCGTGCCCGACGCCGTCGCCGCCGCCCGCGCCGACCTCGCCCCGGGCGCGCGCGTCGTCGTCGCGGCCTACCTGCTCGCGCCGGGCTTCTTCTACGACCGCGTCCTCGAGGCGGGCGGCGACGTCGTCACCGCCCCGCTGGCCCCCGACCCCCGGCTCACCGAGATCGTCCTCGACCGCTACACCACCGCCGCGGCGACCCTCGCCGCGCCGAGATAG
- a CDS encoding VWA domain-containing protein, with protein MNLAGLTLQPLVPVWALALLVLPLLGLAVWQAVVAGRPWPDGAPRPGAPRAAWLRRAGAVVLLGIIGLAPSVASTDRDTSVANVDMFFVVDRTGSMAAEDYGPEGGQERLDGVRHDITSLTEAIPGARYSIISFDSQASRQLPLTTDARAITSWADTFHREITRYSQGSLTDRPLDELRSALQGSAEQHPANVRLVFFLSDGEQTAEGEPRSFADLAPLVDGGAVLGYGTAEGGRMKEYDPDVEPEEAEYIIDWSQPSEDGEPVEALSVLDEESLTTLADQLGVPYVHRQEPSETASLVAGVDPQQVAADGRRDVTAYRPVVWPFALALVALLGLEAWFWSRSASRSLVRPTTARASATGGPAPGPGAGEPGAHGDGDRSPSGTPTADRVEVRR; from the coding sequence ATGAACCTCGCCGGGCTGACCCTCCAGCCGCTCGTGCCCGTGTGGGCGCTCGCGCTGCTCGTCCTGCCCCTGCTCGGCCTCGCGGTGTGGCAGGCGGTCGTGGCGGGGCGCCCCTGGCCCGACGGCGCCCCGCGCCCGGGCGCGCCGCGCGCGGCCTGGCTGCGCCGCGCCGGAGCGGTGGTCCTGCTCGGGATCATCGGGCTCGCGCCGTCGGTCGCGTCGACGGACCGCGACACGTCGGTCGCGAACGTCGACATGTTCTTCGTCGTCGACCGCACCGGGTCCATGGCGGCCGAGGACTACGGGCCCGAGGGCGGCCAGGAGCGGCTCGACGGCGTGCGGCACGACATCACGAGCCTCACCGAGGCGATCCCCGGCGCCCGGTACTCGATCATCTCGTTCGACTCGCAGGCCTCGCGCCAGCTCCCCCTGACGACCGACGCGCGCGCGATCACGTCGTGGGCCGACACGTTCCACCGCGAGATCACGCGGTACTCGCAGGGCTCCCTCACCGACCGACCCCTCGACGAGCTGCGCTCCGCGCTCCAGGGATCCGCCGAGCAGCACCCGGCGAACGTGCGCCTCGTCTTCTTCCTCAGCGACGGCGAGCAGACGGCGGAGGGCGAGCCGCGCTCGTTCGCCGACCTGGCGCCGCTCGTCGACGGCGGTGCCGTGCTCGGCTACGGCACCGCCGAGGGCGGCCGGATGAAGGAGTACGACCCCGACGTCGAGCCCGAGGAGGCGGAGTACATCATCGACTGGTCGCAGCCGAGCGAGGACGGCGAGCCCGTGGAGGCGCTGTCCGTGCTCGACGAGGAGTCGCTCACCACGCTCGCGGACCAGCTCGGCGTCCCGTACGTGCACCGGCAGGAGCCGTCGGAGACGGCGTCGCTCGTCGCGGGCGTCGACCCGCAGCAGGTCGCGGCCGACGGCCGGCGCGACGTCACGGCGTACCGCCCCGTCGTCTGGCCGTTCGCGCTCGCGCTCGTCGCGCTGCTCGGCCTCGAGGCGTGGTTCTGGTCGCGCTCGGCCAGCCGCTCGCTCGTGCGCCCGACGACGGCCCGGGCGTCGGCGACCGGCGGACCCGCGCCCGGCCCGGGCGCTGGGGAACCGGGCGCGCACGGCGACGGCGACCGGTCGCCGTCGGGCACCCCCACGGCGGACCGGGTGGAGGTGCGTCGATGA
- a CDS encoding MoxR family ATPase, which translates to MAAGHGSISTQDLDRASHLLKRVGQVFDQRVVGQDALRTALVSSLLAGGHILLESVPGLAKTTAAQTLAAAVDGSFHRIQCTPDLMPNDIVGTQIFNYATGEFTTQLGPVHANVVLLDEINRSSAKTQSAMLEAMQEKQTSIGGENFSLPDPFMVLATQNPIEEEGTYVLPEAQMDRFLMKEVLTYPTPPQELEILQRIATGQMTQPLTAQPISLDDVRFLRGLVDDVYVDDSIKRYVVDLINTTRLSGPRPIPGLDRHVRVGASPRGGIALMRVGQALAILAGRAYVIPDDIKAVRYSVLRHRLVRTFDALANNVPPEQLVDAVFDAVPTP; encoded by the coding sequence ATGGCCGCAGGGCACGGCAGCATCTCGACGCAGGACCTCGACCGCGCGAGCCACCTGCTCAAGCGCGTCGGCCAGGTCTTCGACCAGCGCGTCGTGGGCCAGGACGCCCTGCGCACGGCGCTGGTCAGCTCCCTCCTCGCGGGCGGCCACATCCTGCTCGAGTCGGTGCCGGGGCTCGCCAAGACGACGGCGGCGCAGACGCTCGCGGCCGCGGTCGACGGCTCGTTCCACCGCATCCAGTGCACGCCGGACCTCATGCCGAACGACATCGTCGGCACGCAGATCTTCAACTACGCGACCGGCGAGTTCACGACCCAGCTCGGCCCGGTGCACGCCAACGTCGTGCTGCTCGACGAGATCAACCGCTCCTCGGCCAAGACGCAGTCGGCGATGCTCGAGGCGATGCAGGAGAAGCAGACGTCCATCGGCGGCGAGAACTTCTCGCTGCCCGACCCGTTCATGGTCCTCGCGACGCAGAACCCCATCGAGGAGGAGGGCACCTACGTGCTGCCCGAGGCCCAGATGGACCGCTTCCTCATGAAGGAGGTGCTCACCTACCCGACGCCGCCGCAGGAGCTCGAGATCCTCCAGCGCATCGCGACCGGGCAGATGACGCAGCCCCTCACCGCGCAGCCGATCTCGCTCGACGACGTCCGCTTCCTGCGCGGCCTCGTGGACGACGTGTACGTGGACGACTCGATCAAGCGGTACGTCGTCGACCTCATCAACACGACGCGGCTGTCCGGCCCGCGCCCGATCCCCGGGCTCGACCGTCACGTGCGCGTGGGCGCGTCGCCGCGCGGCGGCATCGCGCTCATGCGCGTGGGCCAGGCGCTCGCGATCCTCGCGGGCCGCGCGTACGTCATCCCGGACGACATCAAGGCCGTGCGCTACTCGGTGCTGCGGCACCGCCTGGTGCGCACGTTCGACGCGCTCGCCAACAACGTGCCGCCGGAGCAGCTCGTGGACGCGGTGTTCGACGCCGTCCCCACGCCCTGA
- a CDS encoding GNAT family N-acetyltransferase yields the protein MTATSTQTGATGVDDAALDNPSWSALTGAHAHLAEGDDLARRYPADVSPITGVRSWDEPGVWDAIATLVGPGGRFSAPPQGVDLPTGWTLEARVEGVQLVETERLVTRPDPEAVVLGAADVPDMLALVERSRPGPFEARTYLLGRYVGFRDDAGRLVAMAGERLHPADWTEISAVTTDAAHRGRGLASRLVRDVAFHVQERGDRAFLHAAAENTGAIAVYERLGFALRRRTSFGSLLAPA from the coding sequence ATGACCGCGACGAGCACGCAGACCGGCGCCACCGGCGTCGACGACGCCGCCCTGGACAACCCGTCGTGGAGCGCCCTCACCGGCGCCCACGCGCACCTCGCCGAGGGCGACGACCTCGCGCGGCGCTACCCGGCCGACGTCTCGCCCATCACGGGCGTGCGCTCGTGGGACGAGCCCGGGGTGTGGGACGCGATCGCCACGCTCGTCGGGCCGGGCGGACGCTTCTCGGCGCCGCCCCAGGGCGTCGACCTGCCGACGGGCTGGACGCTCGAGGCCCGCGTGGAGGGGGTCCAGCTCGTCGAGACCGAGCGCCTGGTCACCCGTCCCGACCCGGAGGCGGTCGTGCTCGGCGCGGCCGACGTGCCGGACATGCTCGCGCTCGTCGAGCGCAGCCGGCCGGGGCCGTTCGAGGCGCGCACCTACCTGCTCGGGCGCTACGTCGGGTTCCGGGACGACGCCGGCCGGCTCGTCGCGATGGCGGGCGAGCGCCTGCACCCCGCAGACTGGACGGAGATCAGCGCCGTGACGACCGACGCCGCGCACCGGGGACGCGGCCTCGCGTCCCGCCTCGTCCGCGACGTCGCGTTCCACGTGCAGGAGCGGGGCGACCGCGCGTTCCTGCACGCCGCGGCCGAGAACACCGGCGCGATCGCCGTGTACGAGCGGCTCGGGTTCGCGCTGCGCCGCCGCACGAGCTTCGGGTCCCTGCTCGCGCCGGCCTGA
- the soxR gene encoding redox-sensitive transcriptional activator SoxR: protein MPDDVPSPSDELTVGQLAARSGVAVSALHFYEREGLITSRRTPGNQRRFARETLRRVAFVRASQRVGIPLARIRAALATLPGDRTPTAKDWHRLSAGWHADLDARIEQLTRLRDHLTDCIGCGCLSLRKCVLVNPHDALADEGPGPRTLLVDGIED, encoded by the coding sequence GTGCCCGACGACGTCCCGTCCCCGAGCGACGAGCTCACCGTCGGCCAGCTCGCCGCGCGCAGCGGCGTCGCCGTGTCCGCGCTGCACTTCTACGAGCGCGAGGGGCTCATCACGAGCCGCCGGACCCCCGGCAACCAGCGGCGCTTCGCGCGCGAGACGCTGCGCCGGGTCGCGTTCGTGCGCGCGTCCCAGCGCGTCGGCATCCCGCTCGCGCGCATCCGCGCCGCGCTCGCGACGCTGCCCGGCGACCGCACGCCGACGGCCAAGGACTGGCACCGCCTCTCGGCGGGATGGCACGCCGACCTCGACGCGCGCATCGAGCAGCTCACGCGGCTGCGCGACCACCTCACGGACTGCATCGGCTGCGGGTGCCTGTCGCTGCGCAAGTGCGTCCTCGTCAACCCGCACGACGCGCTCGCCGACGAGGGCCCCGGCCCGCGGACCCTGCTCGTGGACGGGATCGAGGACTGA